The DNA segment GGGCGGCAGCCACGGTGACCGCCGTCCTGCTCGCCGGCGCGGGACTCTCGGCCGAGTGGAGCGCGGTGTTCCTGCTCGGCATGATCGTGCTCGGTGAGACCGTCGTGACCTCGCCGGATGCCGCCATCGCCCGTCGCCAGGCCGCCGGCGCCGCCCGCCGCGTGTCCACGCTGACCGCCGGCGAGCCGACCGCCGCGATGGGTCGTTCCGAGCGGTCCGGTTCCGCTTCTCTGGTCGTACGAGGGATAGTCGCCGGTTGGGACCGCACCCTCGACCCGGTGCTCGACGGATTCGATCTGACACTGCCGGCCGGCTCCCGGACGGCCATCACCGGCCGGTCCGGATCGGGGAAGTCGACGCTCGCTGCCGTGCTCGGCGGGCTGCTCGAACCGTGGGAGGGGACCGTCGAATCCGGTGGCAGGACGGTCCTCGTCGGCGATGAGACCGGCCACGTGTTCGCTTCGACCGTACGGGAAAACCTGCGTCTCGCCTCGCCCGGCGCGACCGATCCGCAGCTCCTCGCGGCCCTGACGCGGGTGGGTCTCGGCGACTGGATCACCGGGCTGCCGGACGGGCTGGACACCTGGCTCGGCACCGGCGGCAGCACGATCTCCGGTGGTCAGCGACGCCGGCTGGCGACCGCGCGGGCCCTGCTCGCCGACCCGGACGTGCTGATCCTCGACGAACCCACCGAGGGCATCGACGAGGACGGCGCCCGGGCGTTGATGGCCGACCTGCTCGATGCGGCGTCGGGGCGGACCGTGCTGGTCTTCGCCCACCGCACCGAAGGCTTGGACCTGGTCGATAGGGTGGTTTCCTTAGCGTAAGTCCGGTTTCTCCTAGACTGGTGACCATGGCACGCACGCCCACGCCGGGCACCCGCGACACGATCCTGACGGCCGCCGCCGGGCTCTTCTACGAGCACGGCGTGCGGGCCGTCGGGATGGCGCAGGTCGTCGAGGTGGCCGGGTGCGGCAAGAACCTGCTGTACCGGCACTTCCCCAGCAAGGCCTCCCTGAGCGCCGCCTACCTGGACCTGGTCCGCCGCGAACGCGCCCAATCCGCCGGCGAAGCCCTGCGCTGGGCCTCCACCCCCGCCGACCGGCTGATCGCCCTGGTCGCCGAGATCGCCGACTGGGTGCGGCAGCCCGGCTACCGAGGCTGCGCCTTCCGCAACTACCTCACCGAATTCCCCGCCGCCGACGACGAACCGGCCCGGCTCGCCCGCGGCTACCTGGCCGAAGCCCGAGCCGAGGTGGACCGCCTGGTGGGCCAGCTCGGCTCGGTGGACGACACTTTCGCCGACCGGATATGGCTGATCGTCAACGGGTTGTACGCCAGCACCCCTGACCAGGCCTGCACCGCCGTCGACTGGGTCACCGACCTGGTGAATCCATATCGCTGATCCACTGTCGGATCGAGGACTATCGAAGTCCTTTCGGCGTCGCCACCGGGGAGGCTTTCCTCCTGCCCGATTCCGCGGGAGGTGGCGATGGCAGACGCCCGAATCGACGTGGCCGGCCTCGACGAGCTGCTGGAGCGGGCCGGCGCGGCGCTGTCCACAGCCACCACGCTGGACTCGACGACGACCGGCGCGTCCGGGGCGGACGGCCTGATCGAGGCACACGTCAGTCCAGGCAGGCTGGAATCCCTTCGCCTGGATCCGCAGGTCATGCGGCTCGGGGCGGCCGAATTGGCGGCGGAGATCCAGGAGGCGGTGAACCGGGCCTTCGACGCCGCGGCGGAGCACTCCGCGGACGCCGCGCGCGCGGCCAGCGAGGCGCTCTCCGCCGAGATCCGGGACCTCCAGAACGAGTCGATGCGCAGCATGTCGATCTTCGTGACCGCGATCAACGATGTGGTGGCCCGCTTCGAGCAGAGATCGGCGTGAGTCGTGGCCGGGGACCTCGACATCCATCCGGCAAGCCTGCGTGGCGCCGGAAAGCGACTGCAGGATGCCGCCGATCGGCTCGACGATCTCTGGCGACAGCACGTCACCACCGGCGACGGGCGCGGTGACATCTTCGGCGCGGACCCGATCGGCGGCCTCATCGGCGCGTCCTACCATGCGGCGCTCGACATAGCGGACACGTCCTATACCTCGGTCACCGTCGACCTACGCGGATTCGCCGATGTGCTCAACGGCATCGCCGACGATGTGGAACAGACCGACCAGAGCAGCGCCGCAGACATCGCGGGATCCACGCTCGAGGATCCGGCATGAGCATCCGGCTCCCGGGCGAGCTCGCCGGTCTGCTGAACGAACTCGGCTACAGCTGGCCGGAGTCGGACGAGGATCAGCTCATTGACGCGGGCCGGGACTGGCTCCGGCTCGCGGGTGTCATCAGCGAACTGCAGGAGGACATCGCCGCCACTGC comes from the Actinoplanes sp. OR16 genome and includes:
- a CDS encoding type VII secretion target; the protein is MAGDLDIHPASLRGAGKRLQDAADRLDDLWRQHVTTGDGRGDIFGADPIGGLIGASYHAALDIADTSYTSVTVDLRGFADVLNGIADDVEQTDQSSAADIAGSTLEDPA
- a CDS encoding TetR/AcrR family transcriptional regulator, whose protein sequence is MARTPTPGTRDTILTAAAGLFYEHGVRAVGMAQVVEVAGCGKNLLYRHFPSKASLSAAYLDLVRRERAQSAGEALRWASTPADRLIALVAEIADWVRQPGYRGCAFRNYLTEFPAADDEPARLARGYLAEARAEVDRLVGQLGSVDDTFADRIWLIVNGLYASTPDQACTAVDWVTDLVNPYR